One stretch of Eupeodes corollae chromosome 2, idEupCoro1.1, whole genome shotgun sequence DNA includes these proteins:
- the LOC129944063 gene encoding uncharacterized protein K02A2.6-like encodes MSTTTSSATISILKGIFALEGLPDTIVSDNGRQFVSNEFEQFCSSNGIQHLTSAPFHPASNGEAERFVRTFKTSLKKIMEGGEDLNNALLHHLSTFRSTPNPVTGKSPAEILHGRQPKIPLALMFPRQNKLQSRLNRFVSEQLVLVKNFSRGPKWIRGRVKKQLGRMTYLVSTVFGALKRHQNQMRAQHSNENHLDEFFMNKGLQSSAANQASINSDNTNIPSVSSTVSKIVPQATETRDNNAAAKPSVIPAVQTPRRSYRQRRPVVRFQVSH; translated from the coding sequence ATGTCCACAACAACGTCATCTGCCACAATTTCAATTCTGAAAGGTATTTTTGCGCTGGAGGGACTACCTGATACAATCGTCTCGGACAATGGTCGACAGTTTGTGTCCAACGAGTTTGAGCAATTCTGTTCTTCAAATGGAATTCAACATTTGACGTCAGCACCTTTTCATCCTGCCTCTAATGGAGAGGCTGAACGTTTTGTAAGGACCTTTAAAACGTCATTAAAGAAGATTATGGAAGGAGGAGAAGACTTGAATAATGCGTTACTTCACCATTTAAGCACTTTTCGATCGACACCGAATCCTGTTACCGGGAAATCACCAGCAGAAATATTACATGGACGACAGCCTAAAATTCCTCTTGCTTTGATGTTCCCTCGACAGAACAAACTACAAAGCAGACTTAATCGTTTTGTTAGCGAACAGCTAGTGTTAGTGAAGAACTTCTCAAGAGGACCAAAATGGATTCGAGGTAGGGTAAAAAAGCAACTTGGGCGGATGACATACCTTGTATCCACAGTTTTTGGAGCTCTTAAGCGACACCAAAACCAGATGAGGGCTCAGCACTCGAATGAAAATCACTTGGATGAGTTTTTCATGAATAAGGGCCTTCAAAGTTCTGCAGCAAATCAGGCAAGTATAAATTCTGATAATACTAATATTCCTTCAGTCTCATCGACAGTAAGCAAGATTGTTCCTCAAGCAACAGAAACAAGGGACAACAATGCAGCTGCCAAGCCGTCGGTGATTCCGGCTGTGCAAACACCTAGACGCTCTTACAGACAACGAAGACCTGTCGTTCGATTCCAGGTCTCACATTGA